In Blautia sp. SC05B48, a single genomic region encodes these proteins:
- a CDS encoding HD domain-containing protein, which produces MIDIAHAKQEFEKYLDEYDREDEQIYLKIVHTYGVVKYAGEIARKMECSDEDVELAELIGLLHDIGRFEQIRRFHSFEPGTMDHAVFGAELLFGEEKLIRRFVKDDKFDELIDAAIRKHSDFKLEGIHDARTLFHAKLIRDADKLDNCRVKLEASIEAMLGVSEETAGEGLISPAVWESCLRRESVLSSDRHVPVDYWVSYLAQYYDINFPETCEIIEEEDYITRIAGRLTYREQDTRTKIHILTEDLNRYLEMPAVSVKE; this is translated from the coding sequence ATGATCGACATTGCACATGCAAAACAGGAATTCGAAAAATATCTGGATGAGTACGACCGGGAGGATGAACAGATCTATCTGAAGATCGTACATACCTATGGAGTGGTGAAATACGCAGGAGAGATCGCCAGAAAAATGGAATGTTCCGATGAAGATGTGGAACTTGCGGAGCTGATCGGTCTGCTTCATGATATTGGCCGTTTTGAGCAGATCCGTAGATTTCACAGCTTTGAGCCGGGGACCATGGATCATGCAGTGTTCGGTGCAGAACTTCTTTTCGGGGAGGAGAAGCTGATCCGGCGCTTCGTGAAGGATGATAAATTTGATGAACTGATCGATGCAGCAATTCGGAAACACAGTGATTTCAAACTGGAAGGAATCCACGATGCCAGAACACTTTTCCATGCAAAATTGATCCGTGATGCCGATAAGCTGGATAATTGCCGGGTGAAGCTGGAGGCGTCAATAGAAGCCATGCTTGGTGTATCAGAAGAGACTGCTGGGGAAGGGCTGATCTCACCGGCAGTGTGGGAATCCTGTCTCAGAAGAGAATCCGTGTTATCCTCAGACAGACATGTGCCGGTGGATTACTGGGTATCTTATCTTGCTCAGTATTATGATATTAATTTTCCTGAGACCTGTGAGATCATCGAAGAAGAGGATTATATCACCAGGATCGCAGGCCGGCTGACTTACCGGGAGCAGGATACCAGAACTAAGATTCATATTCTCACAGAAGATCTGAACAGATATCTGGAGATGCCGGCTGTGTCTGTGAAGGAATAG
- the proS gene encoding proline--tRNA ligase produces MAKEKKLVQAITSMDEDFAQWYTDVVKKAELCGYTSVKGCMAIKPAGYAIWENIQHELDRRFKETGVENVYMPIFIPESLLDKEKDHVEGFAPEVAWVTHGGLDPLQERLCVRPTSETLFCDFYQKEIQSHRDLPKVYNQWCSVVRWEKTTRPFLRSREFLWQEGHTAHATAEEAEQRTIQMLNIYADFCEEVLAIPVIKGQKTDKEKFAGAEATYTIESLMHDGKALQSGTSHNFGDGFAKAFGIQYTDKDNTLKYVHQTSWGMTTRMIGAIIMVHGDNSGLVLPPRIAPVQTVIIPIQQRKEGVMEKADELLAALKAAGIRAKVDATDKSPGFKFAEQEMRGIPLRVECGPKDIENGQAVLCRRDTREKYTVSFEELADKVKELLDTIQHDMLERARAHREAHTYVAKNYEEFGEIINSKPGFIKAMWCGDRACEDKIKEDFQATSRCMPFEQEQLSDVCVCCGKPAKKMVYWGRAY; encoded by the coding sequence ATGGCAAAAGAAAAGAAATTAGTACAGGCCATCACATCTATGGATGAGGATTTTGCTCAGTGGTATACAGACGTTGTTAAGAAGGCTGAGCTTTGTGGCTATACAAGTGTTAAGGGCTGTATGGCGATCAAACCTGCAGGTTATGCGATCTGGGAGAATATCCAGCATGAGCTTGACCGCAGATTCAAAGAGACCGGTGTAGAGAATGTTTACATGCCGATCTTTATTCCAGAGTCTCTTCTTGATAAAGAGAAAGATCATGTAGAAGGTTTTGCTCCGGAGGTTGCATGGGTGACTCATGGCGGCCTTGATCCGCTGCAGGAGAGACTTTGCGTGCGTCCGACTTCTGAGACTCTGTTCTGCGATTTCTACCAGAAAGAGATCCAGTCCCACAGAGATCTTCCAAAGGTATATAATCAGTGGTGTTCCGTTGTACGCTGGGAGAAGACAACACGTCCCTTCCTTCGTTCCAGAGAGTTTCTGTGGCAGGAGGGACATACTGCTCACGCAACAGCTGAGGAAGCGGAGCAGCGTACCATCCAGATGCTGAACATCTATGCAGACTTCTGCGAGGAAGTTCTTGCGATTCCGGTCATCAAAGGCCAGAAGACAGATAAAGAGAAATTTGCAGGTGCTGAGGCTACTTACACCATCGAATCTCTGATGCACGACGGTAAGGCTCTCCAGTCCGGTACAAGCCATAACTTCGGAGATGGCTTTGCCAAAGCATTCGGAATCCAGTACACAGATAAAGATAACACACTGAAATATGTTCACCAGACATCCTGGGGAATGACAACCCGTATGATCGGTGCTATCATCATGGTTCACGGTGATAACAGCGGACTTGTTCTTCCTCCGAGGATCGCTCCGGTACAGACTGTGATCATCCCGATCCAGCAGCGTAAAGAGGGCGTTATGGAGAAGGCTGACGAGCTTCTTGCAGCACTGAAGGCAGCAGGTATCCGTGCAAAGGTTGATGCGACAGACAAGAGCCCGGGATTCAAGTTTGCTGAGCAGGAGATGCGTGGTATCCCGCTTCGTGTGGAATGTGGACCGAAGGATATCGAGAACGGCCAGGCAGTTCTCTGCAGAAGAGATACCCGTGAGAAATACACAGTATCCTTCGAGGAGCTTGCAGATAAGGTAAAAGAGCTTCTGGATACCATTCAGCATGATATGCTGGAGCGCGCACGTGCACACAGAGAGGCGCATACTTATGTAGCAAAGAATTATGAGGAGTTTGGCGAGATCATCAACAGCAAGCCTGGCTTTATCAAAGCTATGTGGTGTGGAGATCGTGCATGTGAGGACAAGATCAAGGAAGATTTCCAGGCAACATCCAGATGTATGCCGTTTGAGCAGGAGCAGTTAAGCGACGTTTGCGTATGCTGTGGAAAACCGGCTAAGAAGATGGTTTACTGGGGACGCGCATACTAA
- a CDS encoding CCA tRNA nucleotidyltransferase encodes MTINIPQKAEQILRTLNEAGYEAYVVGGCVRDSILNRVPGDWDITTSALPEQVKALFHRTVDTGIQHGTVTVMMGKEGFEVTTYRVDGEYHDGRHPDAVTFTRSLEEDLKRRDFTINAMAYHPGHGLVDLFGGMEDINRKIIRCVGDPVERFTEDALRMLRAVRFSAQLGFTVEENTKAALARMSGNLEHVSAERIQTELVKLLVSDHPDYLRTAWETGLTREFLPEFDACMETAQNTPHHCCSVGEHILKSLTEIENDRLLRITMLLHDIAKPVVKKTDENGRDHFKTHGPAGEKLAGKILRRLKFDNVTIRNTCRLIRYHDLRPTPDAEDVRRAVNLIGEELFPLYLKVQKADLLSQSTYKREEKLARLGGVTEAYQGILERGECTSLKTLAVSGKDLIKAGHPAGPALGALLERLLDCVLKDPTLNTKEKLLETAEKDSIKTE; translated from the coding sequence ATGACGATTAACATACCACAAAAAGCAGAACAGATCCTGCGTACTCTCAATGAAGCCGGCTATGAGGCATATGTTGTTGGCGGCTGTGTCCGGGATTCCATCCTGAACCGGGTGCCTGGGGACTGGGATATCACTACCTCCGCACTTCCGGAGCAGGTGAAGGCGCTTTTTCACAGAACTGTAGATACGGGGATTCAGCATGGAACAGTAACTGTAATGATGGGCAAAGAGGGCTTTGAGGTGACAACCTACCGTGTAGACGGAGAATATCATGACGGCCGCCACCCGGATGCTGTGACCTTTACCAGAAGTCTTGAGGAAGATCTGAAACGAAGAGATTTTACCATTAACGCCATGGCTTATCATCCGGGGCATGGACTGGTGGATCTGTTTGGCGGAATGGAGGATATCAATAGGAAGATCATCCGTTGTGTCGGGGATCCGGTGGAACGTTTTACAGAGGATGCTCTTCGGATGCTCCGTGCAGTGCGTTTTTCCGCACAGCTTGGTTTTACTGTGGAGGAGAATACGAAAGCGGCACTGGCGCGGATGTCGGGGAACCTGGAGCATGTCAGTGCAGAGCGTATCCAGACAGAGCTTGTAAAGCTTCTGGTATCCGATCATCCGGATTACCTCCGGACAGCCTGGGAGACAGGCCTTACCCGGGAATTTCTTCCGGAATTTGATGCCTGTATGGAAACAGCGCAGAATACCCCCCATCACTGCTGCAGCGTAGGCGAGCACATCCTGAAAAGCCTTACGGAGATCGAGAATGACAGGCTTCTTCGTATCACCATGCTTCTTCATGACATTGCCAAGCCGGTTGTAAAAAAGACAGATGAGAATGGAAGAGACCACTTTAAGACTCACGGACCGGCAGGCGAAAAGCTGGCAGGAAAGATCCTGCGCCGTCTGAAATTTGATAATGTAACGATCCGAAATACCTGTCGTCTGATCCGGTATCATGATCTTCGTCCCACTCCGGACGCCGAGGATGTGCGGAGAGCTGTGAATCTTATCGGAGAAGAGCTTTTTCCGCTGTATCTGAAAGTGCAGAAGGCAGATCTTTTATCCCAGAGTACTTACAAGAGGGAGGAGAAGCTGGCACGGTTAGGCGGTGTGACGGAAGCTTATCAGGGGATCCTTGAAAGAGGAGAATGTACATCCCTGAAAACCCTGGCAGTTTCCGGAAAGGATCTTATAAAGGCAGGACATCCGGCCGGACCGGCACTGGGAGCGCTGCTCGAAAGACTTCTTGACTGTGTGCTGAAAGATCCAACCCTTAATACAAAAGAAAAACTTCTTGAAACAGCAGAAAAAGACAGCATAAAAACCGAATAG
- a CDS encoding phospho-sugar mutase, producing MDYKEIYNQWLENPYFDEATKEELKAIKDDENEIKERFYMDLEFGTAGLRGIIGAGTNRMNIYVVRRATQGLANYIAKVDKKSQGVAIAYDSRHMSPEFAQEAALCLAANGIKAYIFETLRPTPELSFAVRHLGCVAGINVTASHNPPEYNGYKVYWEDGAQITPPHDSGIMGEVKAISDWNTVKTMDKEEAVKAGLFEVIGQAVDDAYMEELKKQIIHMDAIQAEGKNLKIVYTPLHGTGNIPARRILKELGFENVYVVPEQELPNGDFPTVSYPNPEAAEAFELGLKLAKEVDADIVLATDPDADRLGVRVKDKNGEYHDLTGNMSGCLLANYELSQRKAVNGSLPEDGALVKTIVTTNLADAIAKGYNVKLIEVLTGFKYIGQQILGFENSGKGTYLFGFEESYGCLIGTYARDKDAIVATMALCEAAAYYKTQGKTLWDAMIDMYEEFGYYKDAIQAVTMKGIEGLQKIQEIMTTLRQNPPAEFAGHKVTAVRDYKLDEITDLATGEKKPTGLPNSNVLYYELTDDAWVCVRPSGTEPKVKFYYGVKGTSLADADEKSDAMGKAVLEMVDSMK from the coding sequence ATGGATTATAAAGAAATCTATAATCAGTGGCTTGAAAACCCATACTTTGATGAGGCGACAAAGGAAGAACTGAAAGCGATCAAAGACGACGAAAATGAGATCAAAGAGCGTTTTTATATGGATCTTGAGTTTGGTACGGCAGGCCTGCGTGGTATCATCGGCGCAGGTACCAACCGTATGAATATTTATGTGGTAAGAAGAGCGACCCAGGGGCTTGCCAACTATATTGCCAAGGTTGACAAGAAATCTCAGGGAGTTGCCATCGCATATGATTCCCGTCATATGTCACCGGAGTTTGCCCAGGAAGCAGCACTTTGCCTGGCAGCAAACGGAATCAAGGCTTATATCTTTGAGACACTTCGTCCGACACCGGAGCTTTCCTTTGCAGTACGTCATCTGGGCTGTGTGGCAGGTATCAACGTAACAGCCAGCCACAATCCTCCGGAATACAATGGATACAAGGTTTACTGGGAGGACGGCGCGCAGATCACACCACCTCATGATTCCGGTATCATGGGCGAGGTAAAGGCAATCTCCGACTGGAATACCGTAAAGACCATGGATAAGGAAGAAGCAGTAAAGGCAGGACTTTTCGAAGTGATCGGACAGGCTGTCGATGACGCTTACATGGAAGAGCTTAAGAAACAGATCATCCATATGGATGCGATCCAGGCAGAGGGCAAGAACCTGAAGATCGTTTACACACCTCTTCACGGAACCGGCAATATTCCGGCCAGAAGGATCCTTAAGGAGCTTGGATTTGAGAATGTATATGTAGTACCGGAGCAGGAGCTTCCGAATGGGGATTTCCCGACAGTCAGCTATCCGAACCCGGAGGCAGCAGAGGCATTTGAGCTTGGCCTGAAGCTTGCGAAGGAAGTGGATGCAGACATCGTACTTGCTACAGATCCGGATGCAGACCGTCTTGGCGTTCGCGTAAAGGACAAAAACGGAGAGTATCATGATCTTACGGGCAACATGTCCGGATGCCTTCTTGCAAACTATGAGCTGAGCCAGAGAAAGGCTGTAAACGGAAGCCTTCCGGAGGACGGAGCTCTTGTAAAGACTATCGTTACAACAAACCTGGCAGATGCTATTGCCAAGGGATACAACGTGAAGCTTATCGAAGTGCTTACCGGATTCAAATACATCGGACAGCAGATCCTCGGATTTGAGAACAGTGGCAAGGGTACATATCTTTTCGGATTTGAGGAGAGCTACGGCTGCCTGATCGGAACCTATGCAAGAGACAAGGATGCCATTGTTGCTACCATGGCACTTTGCGAAGCTGCTGCTTACTATAAGACACAGGGCAAGACTCTCTGGGATGCAATGATCGATATGTATGAGGAGTTCGGCTACTATAAGGATGCCATCCAGGCAGTTACCATGAAAGGTATCGAGGGACTTCAGAAGATCCAGGAGATCATGACAACACTTCGTCAGAATCCGCCTGCCGAGTTTGCCGGACATAAGGTGACTGCTGTACGTGACTACAAGCTGGACGAGATCACAGATCTTGCAACAGGTGAGAAGAAGCCGACAGGACTTCCGAATTCCAATGTTCTCTACTATGAGCTTACCGATGATGCATGGGTTTGCGTAAGACCGTCCGGAACAGAGCCTAAGGTTAAATTTTATTATGGCGTTAAGGGAACATCTCTTGCAGATGCAGACGAGAAATCCGATGCAATGGGCAAGGCTGTTCTTGAAATGGTTGATTCCATGAAATAA
- a CDS encoding HU family DNA-binding protein — protein MNKTELVAAMAKDTNLSRKDVEAVLKSFIDVVTDELKKGEKIQLVGFGTFEVSTRAAREGRNPQTGETMTIEASKSPKFKAGKALKDVVNGK, from the coding sequence ATGAATAAAACAGAGTTAGTGGCAGCAATGGCGAAAGACACCAATCTTTCCAGAAAAGATGTAGAAGCTGTTCTGAAATCTTTTATCGATGTTGTAACAGACGAACTGAAAAAAGGCGAGAAGATTCAGCTGGTTGGATTTGGAACTTTCGAAGTAAGCACAAGAGCTGCAAGAGAGGGAAGAAATCCTCAGACTGGTGAGACCATGACGATCGAGGCTTCCAAGTCTCCGAAGTTCAAAGCAGGAAAAGCTTTAAAGGACGTTGTCAACGGCAAATAA
- a CDS encoding RNA-binding S4 domain-containing protein — protein sequence MRLDKYLKVSRLIKRRTVANEACDAGRVLVNDKPAKASVQVKTGDTVEIQFGSRNVKVEVLEVKETVKKDEVESMFRYI from the coding sequence ATGCGTCTTGATAAATATCTGAAGGTATCCAGACTGATCAAACGCCGTACGGTGGCAAATGAAGCCTGCGATGCAGGAAGAGTTCTGGTCAATGACAAGCCGGCTAAGGCTTCTGTACAGGTAAAGACCGGTGACACTGTGGAGATTCAGTTTGGAAGCCGTAATGTAAAGGTTGAAGTCCTGGAAGTTAAGGAAACGGTAAAAAAAGATGAAGTGGAAAGCATGTTCCGCTATATCTGA
- the yabP gene encoding sporulation protein YabP, giving the protein MDEKRTAAFHSLMLERQKGGTITGIREVISFDEKEILLHTEEGKLSIKGEGLHVKHLDLKSGQFSLEGKIDSLTYLGRKKDKKEGSLLKRLFH; this is encoded by the coding sequence TTGGACGAGAAGAGAACGGCAGCATTTCACAGTCTGATGCTGGAGCGGCAGAAAGGTGGCACCATAACGGGAATCCGGGAGGTGATCTCTTTCGATGAAAAAGAAATACTGCTGCATACAGAGGAAGGAAAGTTATCCATAAAAGGCGAAGGACTTCATGTAAAACATCTTGATCTGAAAAGCGGGCAGTTTAGCCTGGAGGGAAAAATCGACAGTCTTACCTATCTTGGCAGGAAAAAAGACAAAAAAGAAGGATCCCTTTTAAAAAGACTGTTCCATTAA
- a CDS encoding FtsB family cell division protein, giving the protein MKNPKKGKEKKRIGYNYLGMAGIMVIALVLLGSLMLQSKTLERRRDYYDSKATALEKSIESEKERTKEIEAEKEYMKTDEYVEEAAREKLGLVKDNEIVFQEEK; this is encoded by the coding sequence TTGAAAAATCCAAAAAAGGGAAAAGAAAAAAAACGGATCGGATATAATTATCTTGGCATGGCGGGGATCATGGTGATCGCACTGGTGTTGCTGGGAAGCCTTATGCTGCAGAGTAAGACTCTGGAACGGCGCAGGGATTATTATGATTCCAAAGCTACAGCACTGGAGAAGTCGATTGAAAGTGAGAAGGAACGTACCAAGGAGATCGAAGCAGAGAAAGAATATATGAAGACCGATGAATATGTGGAAGAGGCGGCTCGTGAGAAGCTGGGACTTGTGAAAGACAACGAGATCGTGTTTCAGGAAGAAAAATAG